ACGTGCTTCCGGAGGTGGGATTCTGATGACGGATTTGAATGCCATACATCAGCCGGTGCTGCTGAACGAGTGCGTAGACCTCGTTACTCCCGCGCTCGCCCATAGTGATGCCATCGTAGTGGACTGCACGCTTGGACTGGCTGGGCATGCGATAGCATTCCTGAAATCCTCTCCCGACGCGCAACTCATCGGCATTGACCGCGACGAGGAAGCGCTGCATCTGGCCACCGAACGCATGGAGCAGGAAGGTCTTTCAAACAGATTCATTCCCGTTCATGCCGCCTTCGATGATTTCGACAAGGTGCTCGAAAGCAAGGGCATACGGCAGGTCGACGCGGCCTTCATGGATCTGGGGCTGTCAAGTCTGCAGATTGACGAGACCTCCCGCGGCTTTTCCTATGCGCATGACGCTCCACTCGATATGCGCATGGATACGACGCAGACTCTTACGGCGGCAGAGGTCCTTGCACGCTACTCCGTGCAACAGCTGACTACGATTTTTCGAGAATACGGTGAAGAGCGCTTCAGCAGGCCGATTGCGAGAGCGATTGTTGAACGGCGCGAATCACAGCCGTTGCTGACCTCGAAGGATT
This Bifidobacterium sp. WK041_4_12 DNA region includes the following protein-coding sequences:
- the rsmH gene encoding 16S rRNA (cytosine(1402)-N(4))-methyltransferase RsmH, with the protein product MTDLNAIHQPVLLNECVDLVTPALAHSDAIVVDCTLGLAGHAIAFLKSSPDAQLIGIDRDEEALHLATERMEQEGLSNRFIPVHAAFDDFDKVLESKGIRQVDAAFMDLGLSSLQIDETSRGFSYAHDAPLDMRMDTTQTLTAAEVLARYSVQQLTTIFREYGEERFSRPIARAIVERRESQPLLTSKDLNELVDSTVPHAHRPAGNPAKRVFQALRIEVNGELEKLSRTLPQIAMRLKMHGRIVVESYHSLEDRTVKRFMTAGTRVNVPPGLPVIPMEAQPYFKDLTHGAIKADETQIEENPRSASVRLRAVELIRHIPEHALKHYEEHGKERE